In Thermodesulfobacteriota bacterium, the following are encoded in one genomic region:
- a CDS encoding putative LPS assembly protein LptD, with protein MRAGPFLGGLLLVAALALGGVARAQERIEWVRPNGGPVEIRAKTLAVLELGDRLEAQGQVGIRWEGYRLKADRVAYERGTGRAEAQGEVVLEDPDGNVLRCSRLALDLDTQEGEVEDASLWIAREGYRVWGRRFRKTGPVSYVVEDGGFTACDGTWPSWRVEARRIEVELEGYLVSRGAAFWVEGAPVAYTPYLLFPVKRERQSGFLIPRAGFTDRDGFLTGIRYYWAFADNADATLRLEYRARRGWTQGAELRYVLAEGHEGVADASYLRDRKEQSDRYTVNVLHGSRFSDRTRARLKMDYLGDRRYYRDVGDTLDQRGVARLES; from the coding sequence GTGAGGGCGGGGCCTTTCCTGGGGGGCCTCCTCCTCGTGGCCGCGCTGGCGTTGGGGGGCGTCGCCCGGGCCCAGGAGCGGATCGAGTGGGTGCGCCCCAACGGCGGCCCCGTGGAGATCCGGGCGAAGACCCTGGCGGTCTTGGAGCTGGGCGACCGGCTGGAGGCGCAGGGGCAGGTCGGGATCCGGTGGGAGGGCTACCGGCTCAAGGCCGACCGGGTGGCCTACGAGCGCGGGACCGGGCGGGCCGAGGCCCAGGGGGAGGTGGTGCTCGAAGACCCGGACGGCAACGTGCTGCGGTGCAGCCGGCTGGCCCTGGACCTGGACACCCAGGAAGGGGAGGTGGAGGACGCTTCCCTGTGGATCGCCCGGGAGGGTTACCGGGTCTGGGGTCGGCGCTTCCGGAAGACCGGCCCGGTGTCCTACGTGGTGGAGGACGGAGGGTTCACCGCCTGCGACGGCACTTGGCCGAGCTGGCGGGTGGAGGCCCGCCGCATCGAGGTGGAGCTCGAAGGGTACCTGGTGAGTCGCGGTGCCGCCTTCTGGGTGGAGGGGGCTCCCGTGGCCTACACCCCGTATCTCCTCTTCCCCGTGAAGAGGGAGCGCCAGTCGGGGTTCCTCATCCCCCGGGCGGGGTTCACCGACCGGGACGGGTTCCTCACCGGAATCCGGTACTACTGGGCGTTTGCCGACAACGCCGACGCCACCCTGCGGCTCGAGTACCGGGCCCGGCGCGGGTGGACCCAAGGGGCGGAGCTTCGCTACGTGCTGGCGGAGGGACACGAGGGGGTCGCGGACGCGAGCTATCTGCGGGACCGGAAGGAACAAAGCGACCGGTACACGGTAAACGTGCTCCACGGGAGCCGGTTTTCCGACCGGACCCGGGCGCGGCTGAAGATGGACTACCTGGGGGATCGGCGCTACTACCGGGACGTGGGCGACACCCTGGACCAGCGGGGAGTGGCCCGGCTGGAGAGCT
- a CDS encoding folylpolyglutamate synthase/dihydrofolate synthase family protein, with the protein MTPQEALRAIDALEKFGIHLGLERIGACLRALGDPHRAWPCLHVGGTNGKGSTSLLLASVLSAAGYRTGLYTSPPLERFGERIRVDGALLPDEAVPGLYEAVLGAGREHPGAAGLSQFEVITAMAFLHFARVPVDAAVIEVGLGGRLDATNVVVPEVAVVTNVGLEHAEHLGPTPEAIAGEKGGIVKAGVPLVTGAEGGALAVLREAAASRGCAVRVRGLDFHVSQGPGGLEYRGPRWRLSGLELGLLGGFQRDNLALALAALEVLEERGWRLPEDAVRRGVREARWPGRLEVLGSGPRVVLDGAHNPHASRVLARSLREDLSYARLWLVLGILGDKDARSILADLVPLAQRVVVTRSASARARDPEEIGRLARELRVGELQALPTVAAALDWALERAAPGDLVCVTGSLTTVGEARTHLRSLGWVR; encoded by the coding sequence GTGACGCCGCAGGAAGCCCTTCGGGCGATCGACGCCCTGGAAAAGTTCGGCATACACCTGGGCCTGGAGCGGATCGGGGCCTGCCTGCGCGCCCTGGGCGATCCCCACCGGGCCTGGCCCTGCCTGCACGTGGGGGGCACCAACGGGAAGGGCTCGACTTCGCTCCTCCTGGCCTCGGTCCTCTCCGCGGCGGGGTACCGCACGGGCCTCTACACCTCGCCCCCCCTGGAGCGCTTCGGGGAGCGCATCCGGGTCGACGGGGCCCTCCTGCCCGACGAGGCCGTTCCCGGCCTCTACGAGGCGGTGCTGGGGGCGGGTCGCGAGCACCCCGGGGCCGCCGGCCTGAGCCAGTTCGAGGTCATCACGGCCATGGCCTTTCTCCACTTCGCCCGGGTCCCGGTGGACGCCGCGGTGATCGAGGTGGGCCTGGGCGGGCGCCTGGATGCCACCAACGTGGTCGTTCCGGAGGTGGCGGTGGTGACCAACGTGGGGCTGGAGCACGCCGAGCACCTGGGACCCACCCCCGAGGCGATCGCCGGGGAGAAGGGGGGGATCGTCAAGGCGGGGGTCCCCCTGGTGACGGGTGCCGAGGGGGGAGCCCTGGCGGTGCTGCGGGAGGCCGCCGCGTCGCGCGGGTGTGCCGTGCGGGTGCGGGGCCTCGACTTCCACGTCTCCCAGGGCCCGGGAGGCCTGGAGTACCGGGGCCCCCGGTGGCGGCTGTCGGGTCTGGAGCTCGGCCTCCTGGGGGGCTTTCAGCGGGACAACCTGGCGCTGGCCCTGGCGGCCCTGGAGGTGCTGGAGGAGCGGGGCTGGCGCCTGCCGGAGGACGCCGTGCGCCGCGGGGTGCGGGAGGCCCGCTGGCCCGGGCGCCTGGAGGTGCTCGGGTCCGGACCCCGGGTGGTGCTCGATGGAGCCCACAATCCCCACGCGTCCCGGGTGCTCGCCCGGAGCCTGCGGGAAGACCTCTCCTACGCGCGCCTGTGGCTCGTCCTGGGCATCCTGGGGGACAAGGACGCCCGTTCCATCCTCGCGGATCTGGTGCCCCTGGCCCAGCGGGTGGTCGTGACCCGGTCCGCGTCGGCCCGGGCCCGGGACCCCGAAGAGATCGGGCGGCTGGCGCGGGAGCTCCGGGTCGGGGAGCTCCAAGCCCTGCCCACCGTGGCCGCCGCCCTGGACTGGGCGCTGGAGCGGGCCGCCCCGGGGGATCTCGTGTGCGTGACGGGCTCCCTCACCACGGTCGGAGAGGCCCGCACCCACCTGCGCTCCCTGGGCTGGGTACGGTGA